GAATTGTTGATTGTTGATTGTTGATTAGAACTCTTGCAAAAGTGAAAAAATAATAGTTTCTAGGAATGATAAGTTTAAAAATATGGCTATTGAGACAAATATTTGGATTTATTGGTTTTTTTGTGCGATCGCAACAGTTCTGGTCATCTTCAATCGAAAATTTGCTGACACATTACTCAGTCCCGATCTAAATTCTCCCCAAAAAGACCAAAACTATAAAATTTCTCTAATTTTAGGATGGGTATTCACGCTTTTAGCCTCTGCAATTTATATCTTATTTACAGCCAAAAAGGAAACAGGTTCCTATGAACTTACAGATCTGATTGGGTTTTCTTTTTTTAACGGTGTTCTCGAACAATTCATGTTTATATTTTGGTTCTTGGTAGGTTGTTATTTGGCACAAAAAAAATTTGCCAAGCACTCAATGGTCATCTTTGTTTTCGGGTATATTGGCTATTTCCTTTATTCAGGATTGATTCATCCTTTATTTTGGTTTCAGGTGCTTCCAGATCATGAACCTTTTATGCCAATGGCTTTCATTTTGCCCTTGATGTCGATCTTTTGGATGTGGTTATTTTGGAGATATCGAGCGGTGGTAGCGATCTCGATCATGCATATTGTGATCGATTTCCTCACAGTTGGTCACTTGCATTTTCCTTGGTTTGAATCCATTCAGTTAATTTAAACAAATGGATCAAAATTCTCTATTAACACATTCAAGGAAAATGGTATCTGTTTGGGGAATCTTTACTCTCTAGATAAATGTGTTCTACGAAGCAAGTTTAAAAGCTTCGATGAATAAACCGTAAGTCATACCAATTTTCAAACAGTTGATTAATTGTGGTAAAAACTGAGAGTTCGTTTTGTCTCCATGCTGACGGTAAACATATCTACTTACCAGTTCTGTTAAGAAAACTAAAATAGCCGCACCTGTCAAATCTAATTCCGCTTTTTGTCCTGCGGTAGTTGGAATTGCTGTGCCTAAGAAAATACCAAATAACAGACTTATGACGAAAAGGGAGATTTTCCGCCAAGGATTGCTCGACCAAACTCTTAATTGGGTTAAACTAGCACCGATTAAGTTATTGAGGCGGGTATTTTGCATTGAATGCTAAAAGCCAGAAGGAAGAAGGTTGATGTCGCTCTCGTCCCGACTAAACTAGATCTTAACTAAAAGCTACAGAACATATTAATCTATGTTTGGGCTGTAAAAGACTAGTTGAACGGAATAAATCGCTCAAAACTGATGAACTTAGATTTACAAAAGCAGTGGTCAAAAAATCCTAAATTAATTGCTAGCTTATCAATTCTCTGGTTATTACTAATTAGTTGGTTAGCTTTTTTCTGGAATGTTGGCAATATTAGCATCATAGACGAAACTGAGCCTTTATTTGCAGAAGCTTCTAGGCAAATGGTAGCTACTGGAGACTGGATTACTCCTTACTATAACGGAGTTACAAGATTTGATAAACCTATCTTGATTTACTGGCTACAAGCTCTTGCTTTCTCGATTTTTGGTGTTAATGAATGGGCAGTCAGATTACCCTCAACTCTCAGCGCCTTTGGGTTAACCTGTTTAGGATTTTATACTCTACGATATTTTGGGGTTAATCCTTTTCAGAATTCCAGTCGGAAGTTAAGTAATTCTCTTCGTCAGCAGGAACTTTGGTACTCAGCGTTCATCGGAGCAAGTTTAATAGCTCTTAACCCCCTAACTATAGCTTGGGGACGCACGGGGGTATCTGATAGCTTATTAACAGCTTGTATTGGTGGCGGTTTAATGAGTTTTTTTATCGCCTACGCTACCAATCAACACAAAACCATTTGGTATATAGCCTTTTACATCCTCATTGGGTTAGCAGCTTTAACCAAAGGACCTGTAGGTATAGTACTACCAGCAGCGATCGCTTTGATTTTCCTGTTCTATGTCGGGAATCTCAAACCAGTGTTTCGAGAAATGAAGCTGCTTTGGGGAATTTTTATAATTCTCTTAATTAATGTCCCTTGGTATGCCTTGGCGATTTGGAGAAACGGGGAGAGTTTTATCAACTCGTTTTTCGGATATCACAATGTTGAGAGGTTCACCACAGTAGTAAATCACCATGCAGGACCTTGGTATATTTATTTTCCGGTACTCTTAGTCGGATTTGCGCCTTGGAGTCTTTATTTACCTTTGGCTGTAGCTGAAACTAGATTCTGGCAGCGTCGATATTGGCAAAAAATACCTCGAAGTACTCATTTAGGTTTGTTTTTGACAATTTGGCTGGTTATTGTTTTTCTTTTCTTTTCAGTGGCGGTTACTAAAAGACCTAACTATATTTTACCCTTGATTCCCGCCACCGCCATGTTAGTGGGCATGATGTGGAGTTCTTACCTGACAAATCCTCAACCCCAAAAGAACGATCCAGGTTTGGTACTAAGTGGATTAGTCAACGTCGCAGCTTTATCTGGTTTGGCGATCGCACTTTACCACCTTACTAGTCTCATCGGATCTGACCCCTTAACTCCCGATCTGATCCCAGCTTTAGAAAGGTCTAACCTAGCGATTCAAGGTAGTATTATTTGGGCAGTTACAGCACTAATAGCCGCGATTATGATTGTCATGAGAAAATCGCCTTGGTTATGGCTTCCCAATTTGATAGGATTCCTCACCTTACTGATAGTAGTCATGATGCCAGCATCATTTCTAATAGATCGAGTCCGTCAACAACCCTTACGAGAATTATCCGCTCTAGCGGTTCAAGTTCGACAGCCTAAAGAACAATTAGTGATGCTGGGATTTGAAAAGCCTAGCGTTGTCTATTACACCAAGCAACCAGTCAAATTTATCCAAAATAACGAAACTATTGAGCAATACATCGAAAGTCAAAAGCAATCCTGGCTATTAATTAGTCCAGAGGATAAACTACGTCAGTTAGGATTATCTACGAATATTTCGGAAAGTATCGGAAAATCTGGTGCTTATCAGTTATTAAGGGTCAAAAAATCTGGTTAATTGCATATAAAAGGAAGAAAGAAGAGAGAAGAAGGGAAAGAAAATAGGCAAATTTGTACGGCAGCAATTATTGCTTATTGCTGTAGTTGAGTAGATAGTGGATATTGAGAATTAATTGTAATTCCTGGAAATTTGGAGATATTGGGGAGACGCGAACCCCAAGACACCCAAGCGCTACCAGATGGAAGATTAGCGATCGCTTCTGGGTAATTAGTTAGCCAAATTAGGGGAGTATTTATCGGTACTTCAGCACTAGCTTCTTCATTGAAACTGACTCTAGCTAGAGTTTCCAATACCGCCTGATTACCCCAAACTAATCCTGTGGCTGCTGTCCATAATTTCACATTAAGCTGACAGCGACTCGCATAAAAATATAGGGAAGCAGCCGCGATCGCAGCTTGTTCAAAGTCGGTTTCTTCCCATTTACTCCCACTATCTAAGCAAATCGTCACTTCTTGAGAACCCGTAAAAACCTCTAATTCCCGAACTTGAAATTCTCCATAACGGGCGCTAGTACGCCAGTGAATTAAACGAGTAGGATCGCCATACCGATAGGGACGCAAACCCCGTGAAATGCCTTCTGTAGCCAGTTGAGCGCGATTGGATAGGCTTTGAAGGGGTGAATTTTCCGACTGACCTAATTTATCGATTAACGGGCAACTCTTGAGGGGTAAAACTGTAGGATAGACAATAGCTGTAGCTGGTACATTTCTGGAGCAACGACACCAAAATAGTCCTAATGGGGTAGCAGTGCGAATTTGGACTTCATGCCAATGATACACGCCGCGACGGGTTGTAGGTAGCTCGTACACCCAATGGAAATCCGATTGAGGATAAATAGTTTCTATTGCCGTACTAGCAGGTTTGCCGACTACATAAGGCAACATATCTTGGACTTGCAACAAAGTTTTGGGCTGTTTAGTCGGATTATGGACTATAATATCGATAGTCAACACATCCCCCATTGTCACAGGAGCGATCGCTTCTCTAGATACTTGTAATTGTGTGAGCGATCGCTTGGGTAAAATCGCCGCTAATAACAACAGCGCAAAAATCATACCGCTAATAGCATACAGCCATCCTGCCATAGTATTAGTCGCCGCCGCAAAAAAGGAAATGCCAATCCCTGCTAACAACCAACCTGCATAAGCTGGTGCTACCCAGTGCGTTTCTAACCAATCTGTAAGACGTTGCATTTTTCCATCACTAGTTATTTGGCATAAGTTGATTTTTCCCTAACTTATTCCGAAACAAAACTAATTGGGAAAAACAGTTATGAGCGATCGCATCCCCAAAGTCTGCCGATCTAGCAGAAGCCATTAAATACTAAACTGGCGCGTAAAAAGCGATCGCCGTACTACCATAAACTTTGTCTCGACAAATCTCTAAACTCTCGATTTCAGGCGGTTGCCAGATTTTGGGATGGTACTCGACGGCTAATTCTCCAGATGTTGCTAGCAGTTGATATTGAGCGAT
Above is a genomic segment from Merismopedia glauca CCAP 1448/3 containing:
- a CDS encoding DUF565 domain-containing protein, translating into MQNTRLNNLIGASLTQLRVWSSNPWRKISLFVISLLFGIFLGTAIPTTAGQKAELDLTGAAILVFLTELVSRYVYRQHGDKTNSQFLPQLINCLKIGMTYGLFIEAFKLAS
- a CDS encoding ArnT family glycosyltransferase; translation: MNLDLQKQWSKNPKLIASLSILWLLLISWLAFFWNVGNISIIDETEPLFAEASRQMVATGDWITPYYNGVTRFDKPILIYWLQALAFSIFGVNEWAVRLPSTLSAFGLTCLGFYTLRYFGVNPFQNSSRKLSNSLRQQELWYSAFIGASLIALNPLTIAWGRTGVSDSLLTACIGGGLMSFFIAYATNQHKTIWYIAFYILIGLAALTKGPVGIVLPAAIALIFLFYVGNLKPVFREMKLLWGIFIILLINVPWYALAIWRNGESFINSFFGYHNVERFTTVVNHHAGPWYIYFPVLLVGFAPWSLYLPLAVAETRFWQRRYWQKIPRSTHLGLFLTIWLVIVFLFFSVAVTKRPNYILPLIPATAMLVGMMWSSYLTNPQPQKNDPGLVLSGLVNVAALSGLAIALYHLTSLIGSDPLTPDLIPALERSNLAIQGSIIWAVTALIAAIMIVMRKSPWLWLPNLIGFLTLLIVVMMPASFLIDRVRQQPLRELSALAVQVRQPKEQLVMLGFEKPSVVYYTKQPVKFIQNNETIEQYIESQKQSWLLISPEDKLRQLGLSTNISESIGKSGAYQLLRVKKSG
- a CDS encoding DUF58 domain-containing protein, whose translation is MQRLTDWLETHWVAPAYAGWLLAGIGISFFAAATNTMAGWLYAISGMIFALLLLAAILPKRSLTQLQVSREAIAPVTMGDVLTIDIIVHNPTKQPKTLLQVQDMLPYVVGKPASTAIETIYPQSDFHWVYELPTTRRGVYHWHEVQIRTATPLGLFWCRCSRNVPATAIVYPTVLPLKSCPLIDKLGQSENSPLQSLSNRAQLATEGISRGLRPYRYGDPTRLIHWRTSARYGEFQVRELEVFTGSQEVTICLDSGSKWEETDFEQAAIAAASLYFYASRCQLNVKLWTAATGLVWGNQAVLETLARVSFNEEASAEVPINTPLIWLTNYPEAIANLPSGSAWVSWGSRLPNISKFPGITINSQYPLSTQLQQ